ATGTTTGTCCTATCTCAAGATGTCCTGCAAGGAGGTCCCCTGTTCTGTTACCTGAGAACCATTAGGCTCCAACTGCCAATATCACCATATCTCACTGATGCTCTGACAGTATTGTTCTATGACTCCTCCCACTTTTGAGGATTACCCACTATAAAACCAGGCACATAGGGATAGGAGTCAGGAAAAGGAGAGGGCAGGTTGAATCACAGGAAATTAAAGCTCTATATCAGTAAAGGATTTCTAAAACTTTAGAATCATGCCCCCCCACAAAGATTACTCTGTAGATCTCACTTTAAGAAATATTGGTCCCAAAGTCATCTTTTATATCTactcttttataaattaaaactttataaaaacagaaCTTCTTTTTGCAGGAGTAATTTGCAATTGAAGACGCATCATAAACTTGAGTACTCCCGCTCTTAAGAATATAACTATGAATTCCCAGAGGCTCTCAGAATCCAGTTTGAAAAACATCACCCTAGAAAACACCTGAAACGCAAACTAAGGTCCAAAACTGAGAGGGCTGCcaaacacaaaaagcaaaattaaagcaAGGAGCAGATGAATAACATAAATTGGCCAGGAATGGGGAGCATTAAATCTTAGAAAATGGCAAAAGTATGAGACATCTGATTCTAACCAACCCTGCCCCTGAGTATTTCCAAAGCTTCAGATCTaagatttttatttcctcaagtcctttctcctAACACCAGCCCATTGTGCTCTTAACCAAGTTCccaaagatgaaggaaaacttaaaatttctttcctctgtttcacCTCATAGTTCTCAGCTTCTCCCTAACTTTCCTGTTGCCTGGTTATAATTATAGCTTTCTATTCTTCTAACCTCTTAGTGATTCTCCTCTAGGCAATCATTTATAGTGATTTCCAGCCCCATCCTCCAAGCTCTAGAGCATTTAGCTATTCTCATTTCAAAGGCCTGAAACTCATTAACTCCTAACAAAGTAATAGATGTTAAGTTATTATGCTTCCTAAAATTATAGCACCACAGAATGGtgatattaaatagaaaaaaatgtgtccCTTCTTAAAACCTTTTAATCCTTCCCATCACCTCAGATAGTCTGATAAGTACAGTTTCATGGACTAAGTCTTCCCATCTCTCCCATATCTCCTCAGGCTCCTACCATATCAGTCTCACCAAGCAAAGATATCAAGTCTCAGGCTAGAGAGGCACTTCCTGCAAGTCAGGCACCAATTGGGGACTACTTCATCATTCCTAAGGGAACAGAAAGAACTAGACCTGGGCTAGGAAGGAAGCATCTCCCTTGGGCGCCCCATAATatggcctccctcccctcccccctagCCTATGTCCTGAAACCGACAGTGACAGACACGTTCAACTCCCACTCTTTATTGGGACAAAGGAAGAAGAAGGCAGACCGACACCACAGGCCCACCCGCCAGGGGTGTCCAGACTTCAGCACCTAGTACAGCATGAGTATATCATAAATACAGGCAACATGGGATGGGTGAAGTGGGTAAAGTTTCCATACACAGGAAGAAGCCTAGAGGCCCTTCTAGTCTTGGAAACTGAGGCATACACTGCACTGCCACAGTCTACTTACAGATGAAAAAGATAGGGGGGCGAGATTTGCATTTTGCAGATAGGGAGCTATTCCCTACTGCGGgttggaaagaggaaagagattgCATGGAGGGAAATGCCTTTTTATACATCTGGAAGAAGAGCAGATTTCACCTTATAGATGGgtatgggagggaaggaggaaagtttaTTTTACATGTTAGCAGAAATGGATGTGGGAGGAAAGTGTCATTTTGTAGACAGGGAAAGTACTTCGGGGATGATCAGTTTACATGGGGGAGAGCTCACAGGCCATTCCATTCCCAGGTgacaggagggagagaggtgCAGGAAAGGAAAAGGTCCTAGGCCTAGAGAACAAGAGAGGTGTACcccacaggcaccagcccctccaCTCCATCCTTCCCACAGCGGAGCCAGTCCTCATCCACAGTCGCGATGACATGCAGCACTTCCCCATGCCGGAAGCTCAGCTGGTCAGGTCCTGCAGCATTGTGGTCACAGAGAGCTCGGACTGCCCTATAAGGAGCCAGAGGGAgatgctgggatgaagtgaggcaGGGGTGCCCAGCTGTCCCCAGCCTCACCTTCCCACTGTATGGTATGTCCCTGTTGGTTCAGCTCAGTAAACATCAGTTGGGCTCTGGAAGAGACATGGGGACCACATGTTGATTCTATTTGggcccccagccctctcctgaGCTCCAAACCCACTCTTTAGCTGCTTATTTGATGCAATTTGCACTTCTCTGGTGCTTCAAATTCAACATATGCAAACAAAATGACTCATCTTAACCCTCCAAACCAGTCCCCTTGTGTCCCCTATAGTGGTAAATGGCATCACCTTCCACCCAGTTGCTCCTGGCAAAAACCAGGCTGTCTCAGTCTTTATATCCAGTCGATCACCAAAACCTGTTTGATGTTTGTATCTCCCACCACtttatctatctttctcttcAACCCCACTGCCATTGTCCTCATTTAGGCCTCTCTACTCTTTCTCTGGACCATTGGTATATGATCTAACTGGTGTGCCTGAACCTTGACAACCCTGTCCAGCTCCATTCTCCAAACAGCAGTCAGAGCTGTTTAAGTCTAAAACTTAAAACTAGCAAGCCTGTTGTCACCAGACTTCAGACCCTTCAATGGCTCCCACTGCCTTGGAGTGATGTCCAGATTTCTTAGCTGGCCTACTGAAGCCATCAACCTCCCTAACACCACTGCCAGCatcctccactccagccacaacTAATCATGTACTCATAGTTCCTCACTTACCACACCTGGGCTTCTCCACCTTTGCATCCTGTTCCTTCAGATGCACACCCACACCATCACTAGGCCTTCTCTGAGTCCCCAGACCTGGGGAAGAAGCCCTGTCTCTATGGCTCCAAAGGACTCAGTCTTCCTTTCCTAGAGTCTTTCCCACACAGAATTGTAAATGCTCGTTTATTCACTGGTATCCCCACTGGAATACAAGCTCCTTGTGGGCAGGGACTCCAACAGGTTTTCCTTTGTATTCCCTCCCCCAGCATAATGCTAAGCACATAGTAAGTACCTGAAAAGTAATCGAATGGAAAATCAAGAAGCCTAATTCAATGGATTGAGAGAACCGAAGCCAGACCCTAAAGTCAACGCAGCCCCTCATACCAAATTAGAAGACCCCACTAAAGAGAAGAACAGTGCCCCAGTGGACACACGTGTGCATTCGTATACACATAACATAATAAAAGTTACCACTAACTGGGCACCTTCTGTGTGCCAAATGCTTTTATATTGAATAAAAGCACGTTTAGTCTTCATGACAACCATAACAAAAGTATAAATTATCCTctttttacagagaaagaaactaaggttcagagaaattAGTGTCACACCAATAATAAATAGCAAAGATGCAACGCAAACCAAGCACTGACTTTACAGCCCAAGGCCGTTTACACCGCCTCCCATCCACTCtgtgaagacagaaaaacacataggtATAACACGCACACCACTTTCTCCCCGACCCTCCTTACCTGTGGGTCTGCGCTGTGCTGGGTGCCGAGACCTCAAGTTCCTTAGGAGAAGAGGGAGTCTCGGGAGGTGCCCCCCGCTTCACCAGAGCCAACACACTCACTGTCGGGGGCAGCCAGCTGGATGGTCTCCTGGAGGAAAGGATGCAGGGTCACAGAGGTCAACCCACCTCCATAAAAAGAACCCAAGTACCCAGGACtttggagggaggaagaggctgAGGGACGCAACTGTGGTTCAAAAGAGGTCAGGATTGGCCACTGCTGATGGCAGAGTGGCAGTTGTGGGACAGTTACCTTTAGGGTGACTAGGGAGGTGACAACGAACGTCTACAACACCAAAAACTACAAAGGGACCTATGGAACCAGCAGGCTTAGATCCAGAGGGTCACTAGAGAGTACCTGAAGCCATTAAAGAGCTACCAATGGTCAAAACCTAGAGCAGGAGTTGgcgaactttttctttttttctaaagggCCAGAAAGTATTCTTGGCTTTGAGGGCCAAGAGGCAAAATGGACAATATTACGCAGGTATTTACATAACTGTTAAAACTTAACGACTTTACCATTTTTACTTCAGGGCTGTAGAAAAGCCAGACTGTTAACCTCTGACCTAAAGGATCCCTACTGAGTTTCAAATTGGGGTgactgagggaattccctggtccagtggttaggactcggcgctttcactgctggggcccaggttctcaatccctggtccaagaactaagatcccacaacctgtgtggcacggccaaaaaaaaaaaaaaaacaaattggggTGACTGAGGGCTCTGAGAGGAGATCAGAAGTCATGGAGAGGACCAGGAACCCCATTACCTGGACTTTGGGGCTCCACTCTCAGTTTCTGTGAGGCCCCCAGGCACTCCAAACAGTCTCCCCAGCCATACGCCTCTGCCTGGTGCAGCTTCCTCTGCGGGCAGGGACCTCTCCTGTGCGACCTCAGTTGCAGTCCTGTGATGCCTCGATCCCCATCGGGGAAGAGGGAAGCCCTCGGTGCCGCCAGAGGCGTAGACCCGGGAAGCCTGGGTCAGCTGCTCCCACCAGCTGCCTGGGGTAGGAGGGCTTGAGGGGGCCGAAGGGCCTGGAGGGGTCTCCCCAGAAGCCCCCCGGAGGCTCTGGGCCAGCCGACCCCCCCAGTGCAGCATGGCTTGCACAGTCTGCTGCAGGGCTGGAGGCGAGCCTGGGGGGTCAGGGGCCTGAGGCAGGCCcaggggcaggtggtggtggtgctcAAAAAGCAGGTCCAGGTGGAAGGTGAGCACCGACAACGGCTGCAGCAGGAGCAGCAGCTCCGCGGACAAGTAGGGACAGCCGCCCTGGGCCAGGGAGAAGAAGCCGGTGGGCAGGTACAGAAGGGACAGCAGGCCTGGGAAAGAGCAGGCTAACATCAGCCCCTGCTCTGGGCCTAGTCCAGAGCATCAGCCCACCAATCGGCGAACATCCTCCCAGGCCTCTTACTATGCTGGGcactggggcagagagagggggacACGGAGGGGTGCAGAGCTGCCACATCCCCGCCTGTGTGGAACCACGGCCTAGAGAGGGAGACACACGTAGAACGTGTGGTGACAAATCTATAACGAAAAGGAGGACTTGAGGGCCATGGGAGCAAAATGGGCGAGCGGGGTGCGGAATGGGGGCGAGTTAGCCCAGTTTGAGGTGGGGGTAGAGCCTCGCTGAAGAAGGACCCAAAGGATGAATGAAAGTTAatgaggaggcaggaggggcaggaagCCCTATTCTAGGTGGAGGGGTAGTAAAAAtagggccctggggcaggaagaacAGGAAAGGAAGACTGTCACAGGACCAGGGAAAGCCCCAGACCTGAAGGCAGCGAGCAGAAGAAGGCAGAGGCCAGATAACCAAGACTTTGAAGGTTACAGTGAGGATTTGGGTCGTTCCTCCTATGGACAATAAGACTCCTTGAAAGAGTTTTAAGCAAGAGAGTAGTAAGATCTGGCACCAGGGGGAACCAACAGAAGAGATCCCTTCCCCCACCGGCCCCAGCCTAGCACCCCCATCCTCTCCCATCTGAGCCTCTGACCTGCATCTTCCTGGAGACTGGAAAACCACAGCTCCAACTGCTTAGtgctgggggagagaggagggaacagaAGTTCAAGGAGGTGGAGGACTCCAGCCCCCTGTGGGTGGAGGATGGGAGATGAGACTGGAAGAGGGAAGGCCTTTTCTGGGGACATGGGGCACCCACCATGTGTCCCACCCATGACACTCCTGCCATCTCCAGGCCATGGGAGGGATGCCAGAAAGAAGGCCACTCACTTGAGGAGGCCCAGGATGAAGGCATGGAAGCGGCTACGGCTGCTTCTTAGCAGGG
The sequence above is drawn from the Tursiops truncatus isolate mTurTru1 chromosome 1, mTurTru1.mat.Y, whole genome shotgun sequence genome and encodes:
- the RUSC1 gene encoding AP-4 complex accessory subunit RUSC1 isoform X10; translation: MAEAQSGTGQLQEQKKGLLIAVSASVDKIISHFGAARNLVQKAQLGDSRLSPDVGHLVLTTLCPALHALVADGLKPFRKDLITGQRRSSPWSVVEASVKPGSSARSLGTLYGQVSRLALLRSSRSRFHAFILGLLNTKQLELWFSSLQEDAGLLSLLYLPTGFFSLAQGGCPYLSAELLLLLQPLSVLTFHLDLLFEHHHHLPLGLPQAPDPPGSPPALQQTVQAMLHWGGRLAQSLRGASGETPPGPSAPSSPPTPGSWWEQLTQASRVYASGGTEGFPLPRWGSRHHRTATEVAQERSLPAEEAAPGRGVWLGRLFGVPGGLTETESGAPKSRRPSSWLPPTVSVLALVKRGAPPETPSSPKELEVSAPSTAQTHRAVRALCDHNAAGPDQLSFRHGEVLHVIATVDEDWLRCGKDGVEGLVPVGYTSLVL
- the RUSC1 gene encoding AP-4 complex accessory subunit RUSC1 isoform X9 gives rise to the protein MAEAQSGTGQLQEQKKGLLIAVSASVDKIISHFGAARNLVQKVKAQLGDSRLSPDVGHLVLTTLCPALHALVADGLKPFRKDLITGQRRSSPWSVVEASVKPGSSARSLGTLYGQVSRLALLRSSRSRFHAFILGLLNTKQLELWFSSLQEDAGLLSLLYLPTGFFSLAQGGCPYLSAELLLLLQPLSVLTFHLDLLFEHHHHLPLGLPQAPDPPGSPPALQQTVQAMLHWGGRLAQSLRGASGETPPGPSAPSSPPTPGSWWEQLTQASRVYASGGTEGFPLPRWGSRHHRTATEVAQERSLPAEEAAPGRGVWLGRLFGVPGGLTETESGAPKSRRPSSWLPPTVSVLALVKRGAPPETPSSPKELEVSAPSTAQTHRAVRALCDHNAAGPDQLSFRHGEVLHVIATVDEDWLRCGKDGVEGLVPVGYTSLVL